CGTGCAAGCACCCGACGATTGCGTCATCGGTGGGGATCCTGCGGCGTGCCGCCGGGTGATCGACGCGCTCGCCGGCGCCACCGCGATCCCGCTGGGGCTGGACATGGTGATTCACTGCGAGGCCATGGCGCCGTTTGCCGATACCTGGCGCAGCATTCACACCCGTGAGACGCACGAGGTCCCCGACATCCGCTTCTACACCAATGCGGTCAACCGGGCCTACGTGCCGACCCGTGAGGCGGCCGCCGAGGCGATCACCCGCCAGGCCCTCGAGCCGATCGACTTCCCGGCAACGATTCTGCAAGCCTGGGAGGACGGCGTCCGGATCTTCGTCGAGCACGGTCCGCGCAGCATCCTGACCGGTGCGGTGGGCAAGATCCTCGGCGACCGGCCGCATCTGGCTGTCGCGCTGGACCCGCAGGAACGGCGCGGGTTGCGTGCCCTGGCCGAGAGTGTGTCCAAGCTGTGGGTGTACGGACTGCCCGTCGACATCGAGGCGTTCGAGGCGCGCATCCGGCAGCTGCGCGAACAGCGGGGGCAGGCGTCGTCGGAGGGCACCCGCAAGCTGACGCTGGCCGCTCACTGGCCGGACATCGTTTCGGTTCCCGAAGCGCCCAAGACTGTTTCGCCTCCAGCACCACCCATGACTGTCTCGACGCCGGCGGCGTCCAGAAACGCCATGTCTGTCTCGACGCCGGCGGCGTCCAGAAACGCCATGTCTGTCTCGACGCCGGCGGCGTCCAGAAACGGAAGTACACCCATGTCTGATGTGCGAAGTGTTCAAGTCATGCCGCCCGCGCCTGCGCAACTCGCGCCGCTGGTGGTAGCCCAGGACCTCGTCGCGCACACCGCCACGGAGACAAGCACTGTGGTGGCCCGGCCGGTCACGCCTGCCGCGCCGGCGGCTGCCACGCGCAGCGATCAGACGACGACGGCGCTGAACCTGGTCGCCTCGGTCAGCGACGCGCACACGGCGTTCCTGGAGCGGCAGGCTGAAGCCCACTCGTCGTTCTTGAAGTCGCGCGGCGATCTTCTCGCCCTCGTGTCGGGACGGCGGGGATCGATTACCACCGTCGCGACGAGCGCGCCCGCGGTCTTCACACCTGCACCGACACCCGCTCCCGCTCCTGCTCCTGCGGCGAGCGCGCCGGTGATGCCCGCACCGAGTGCGCCGCCTCCGCCTCCGCCCGCACCCCCGGCGCCGCCCGCACCCCCGGCGCCACCGGTCACGGTCGTACCGCCCGCACCGGCCGCGGCGAGCACGCCGGCACCTGCGCCGAGCAAGCGTCCGGCGGCGGCCGCAGAGCCGCTGTGGACACGTGCTCAGCTGGAAATCCTTGCCGGCGGCAAGGTCTCGGAGGTTATGGGACCTAAGTTCGCCGAATACGACCAATACGAGCGGCTGGTGCGGATGCCGGAGCCGCCGCTGCTGCTGGCTGACCGGGTGATGAGCATCGAGGGCGAGCCCGGCACGATGGGGACGGGTCTGATCGTCACCGAGACCGACGTCGACCCGGACGCCTGGTACACCCACAACGGCCGCATGTCGCCGGGTGTGGTGATCGAGAGCGGCCAGGCGGACCTGCTGCTCGCCTCCTGGCTGGGTGCGGATTTCACCAACCGCAGCGAACGGGTCTACCGCCTGCTCGGCTGTGATCTGACGTTCATGGGCGAACTGCCCAAGGGCGGCGACACGCTGCACTATGAGATCCACATCGACGGTCACGCGAAAACCGGTGATACGCGGTTGTTCTTCTTCCACTACGACTGCTACATCGGTGACCGGCTGATGATCTCGGTCCGCAACGGGCAGGCCGGCTTCTTCTCCGATGCCGAGCTCGCCGAGTCGGACGGGGTGTTGTGGGACGCCGCCGACGACGCGCCGCGCGAGGGCGCGGTCCGGGATGAGCCCCAGGTGATCACCCAGAAGCGTTCGTTCACCCGGGAAGACGTCGAGGCTTTCACCGAGGGGCATGCCTACCGGTGCTTCGGGCCCGGCTTCGAACGGGCCGCCGCCCACACCCGCACGCCGTCGCTGCCCAAGGGCAGACTGCGGCTGATCGACGAGATCGCCGAATTCGATCCCAATGGCGGTCCGTGGGGCCGCGGGTATCTGCGAGCCACCGCCGCCGTGCCCAAGGACATGTGGTTCTACGACGGGCATTTCAAGAACGATCCCTGCATGCCCGGCACACTGATGGCCGACGCGGCCACCCAGGCGCTGTCGTTCGCGATGGCGGCCTACGGGTTCTCCATCGAACGTGACGGGTGGCGATTCGAGCCCGTCCCGGATGACATGGCCCGCTTCGTCTGCCGTGGACAGGTGACACCGGACGCCGACCACATGCTCGACTACGAGGTGTTCATCGAAGAGATCATCGACGGCCCCACGCCGACGGTCTTCGCCGCGCTGCTCTGCCGCAGTGACGGCTTCAAGGTGTTCCACGCCCGGCGCTTCGGGATGCGTCTGGTCCCGGACTGGCCGATGCCGCCGGGTGCGCCCGGACCGGTGCAGATCTTGGCCGGCACCAACGATGTCCGCGGCGACCAGGGCGCGCTTCTGGCGTGCGGGCGCGGGATGCCGTCGGATGCGTTCGGCGCCCTGTACGCGCCGTTCGACGGAACCCGGCGGGCGCCGCGTCTGCCGGACGAGCCTTACCACTTCATGTCCCGCGTGCTCAGTGTGTCCAGTCCGCCGGGAGTGCCGACCAAGGGCGGCACCGTCGTCGCGGAATACGATGTGCCAGAAGGTGAGTGGTATTTCGCCGACGCTCACGTCGACGCGGTGCCGATGCCGGTGCTCATCGAGATCCTGCTGCAGCCGTGCGGCTGGCTGTCGTCGTACAACGGATTTGCCGCGAATCGTCCCGACGACGTGGTGTTCCGCAACCTCGACGGCGACGAGGTCGTCCAGCATCGCCCGGCCCGGGTCGGCACGCTGCGGGTGACGTCGACGCTGGAACGCTTCGCCGACGGTGCGGGCTCGACGATCGTGTTCTTCGACGTGGTCTGCACCCAAGACGACGAAGTCGTCATGACGATGAAGACGGCATTCGGGTTCTTCAGCCCCGAAGCGCTCAAGACCCAAGTCGGCCTGCGCATGAAACCGGGTGTGCTGGAGGCGCTTTCCGAGCCGGCCCCGGTCGAACTGCTGTACCGGGCGCCCGAGCTCGACGGCGCACCGTGGCTGGACCAGGGCCGGCTTCAGGTGCTCGACCGGGTCAAGTTCTGGCCCGGCGGGGGAGAAGCCGGACTGGGCAGGCTGGTCGCCGAGTATGACGTCACCCCGGAAGCGTGGTTCTTCAAAGCCCACTTCTTCCAGGATCCGGTGCAGCCGGGTTCGTTGGGTCTGGAGGCCATGCAGCAGGCGGCCCGCGCGGCGGTCCGGCTGGCCGGTTTGGCCCCGGCAGGGGACGAGTCCGAGTTCGAGCCCGTAGCTCTCGACCAGGCGTTCAGCTGGAAGTTCCGCGGTCAAGTCACACCAACCAACAGGCGCACCCGATCCGAAATCGATATCCTCTCTACTGAGAGGGATGATCGGGGGGTTCTGATCGTGTTCGACGGCCGGTTCTGGTGTGACGACCTGTGCATTTACGAGACCCGCGGGATGGGTGTTCGCGTGGTCCGCACGGCGCCATGAAGGGGATCATTCTTGCAGGTGGATCGGGTACGCGTCTTCACCCGATAACGCTTGGGGTTTCCAAGCAGTTGGTCCCGGTATACGACAAGCCGATGGTGTACTACCCGTTGTCTACGTTGATGCTGGCCGGGATCCGGGACATCCTGGTCATCACCACACCGCACGATGCTGAGAGTTTCGAACGCCTGCTGGGGGACGGATCCCGGTTTGGCATTTCGATCACGTTCGCCCAGCAGCCGTGCCCGGATGGGCTGGCTCAGGCCTTCACCATCGGTGCGGACTTCATCGGGAACGACAAGGTCGCCCTCATCCTCGGCGATAATCTCCTCTACGGGCCGGGAATGGGCACCCAGCTCAGGACCTTCACAGCAGTCGACGGTGGTGTGATCTTTGCGTACTGGGTGGCCGAACCATCGGCGTACGGTGTGGTCGAATTTGACCCGAGCGGCGTGGTGGTGTCGCTGGAGGAGAAGCCGAAACAACCTCGGAGCAATTTCGCTGTTCCGGGGCTTTATTTTTACGACAACGACGTCGTGGAGATCGCGCGGCAGCTTGCCCCCAGCGATCGTGGCGAATACGAAATCACCGATGTCAACCGTGCTTATTTGGATCAACGCCGTTTGCGGGTCCAGGTGTTGCCGCGTGGGACCGCGTGGCTGGACACCGGGACATTCGACCAGATGACCGATGCGGCCGACTTCGTACGGACTATGGAGCGGCGGACCGGCTTGAAAATCGGTGTACCCGAGGAAATCGGCTGGCGGCAGGGCTTTCTGACCGATGAAGAGCTACGAGACCGTGCCGATACTCTGGTGAAGTCTGGCTATGGCCGATATCTGCTCGATCTGCTCGAAAGGGGTTCGTAGTGGCGCGGCTGCTCGTGACCGGGGGGCTGGGTTCATCGGTTCCAACTTCGTGCATTACGCCGTACAGCACACCGACCACCACGTCACTGTGCTGGACAAGTTGACCTACGCCGGCAACCTTGCTTCGCTGTCCGGATTGCCGGAGAGTCGAGTGGATTTTGTTTATGGTGACGTCGCCGACTCTGGTGTCGTGGAGAAGCTGGTGGCGGCTGCCGACGCAGTCGTGCACTACGCCGCCGAAACCCACAACGACAATTCACTGAGCGATCCGCAGCCGTTTATGCACACCAACGTGATCGGAACATTCACGTTGCTGGAGGCGGTCCGGAAGTATGGCGTGCGATATCACCACATCTCAACCGACGAGGTGTATGGTGACCTGCCGTTGGATGACCCGGGGAAGTTCACCGAGACCAGTCCGTACAACCCGTCATCGCCGTACTCGTCGACCAAGGCCGGTAGCGACATGCTGGTCCGAGCCTGGATTCGTTCTTATGGAGTGCAAGCTACGATCTCCAACTGCTCCAACAATTATGGGTCTTATCAGCACGTCGAGAAGTTCATTCCGCGTCAGATCACCAACGTGCTGCGCGGGACGCGGCCCAAGCTCTACGGCGACGGGTTGAATGTGCGCGACTGGATTCACGCCGACGATCACTCATCGGCAGTGCTGATGGTTCTGGAGAACGGTCGGATCGGGGAGACGTACCTGATCGGCGCCAACGGCGAGAAGGACAACAAGACCGTGGTCGAACTGATCCTCGAGATTATGGGTCAGCCGGCCGACGCCTATGATCACGTGCCTGACCGATCTGGTCACGATCTCCGGTATGCCATCGACGCAACTAAGCTCCGTGACGAACTTGGTTGGAGGCCAACGTATTCCGACTTCGAGAATGGTTTGAGTGCAACCATCGATTGGTATCGCGCCAACGAGGAGTGGTGGGCGCCCGCCAAAGACGCCACCGAGGCGTTCTACGCCCGTATCGGGCAATGACAGGGGAGCGCAACCAATGACGGAGCTGGGCAAGACGCTGCGCGCAACTGCCACGGCGATTCCTGGTCTTGTCATCTGGGACCTGCCTGTCCACGGCGACAACCGAGGCTGGTTCAAGGAGAACTGGCAGCGGGAAAAGATGGTCGCTGCGGGGATGCCCGACTTCGGCCCAGTTCAGAACAATGTGTCTTTCAATGAGTCTGCCGGTACGACGCGCGGTATCCACGCCGAGCCGTGGGACAAGTACATCTCGGTGACTACTGGCCGGATCTTCGGCGCGTGGGTCGATCTGCGCGACGGGCCGACCTTCGGGACCGTGGTAACCGCTGAGATTGACCCATCGCGCGCGGTCTTCGTGCCACAGGGCGTCGGTAACGGATTTCAGACCCTGGAGCCGAACACCGCCTACACCTACCTGGTCAACGACCACTACTCGCCGGATGGTGTCTACACCTCGCTGAACCCCGCGGACGAGACCGTCGCGATCGACTGGCCGATCCCGCTGGATCAAGCCGAGCTGTCCGTCAAGGACCGGGCTCAGGGACCGCTGTCGGAGGTTGTCCCCGTGCAGCCACGCAAGATCCTGGTGATCGGTTGTAACGGACAGTTGGGCCGCGCTCTGCGTGACGCCTACGACGGCCTGTCGCATGTCGAGTACGTCGATCTGCCCGACTTCGATCTGACCTGCGATGAGCTCGCGTCGGCGCGCTCCTGGCGCGAGTACGAGACGATTGTCAACGCCGCGGCCTACACCGCGGTCGATCTGGCTGAGACTCCGGAGGGCCGAGAGGCGGCGTGGGCGGCGAACGTCGCCGGCATCGCGAACCTGGCGCGGGTCGCGGCGGCACACCGCCTGACGGTTGTGCACGTGTCGACGGACTACGTGTTCGATGGAAGCTCGACACGTCCCTACCGGGAGGACGATCTTCTCTGCCCTCTCGGGGTGTATGGCCAGACGAAGGCCGCCGGCGATCAGATCATCGGGACGCTGGACCGGCATTACATCCTGCGCACCTCATGGGTGATCGGTGATGGGCGAAACTTTGTGCGCACCATGCTTTCTCTCGCCGAACGTGGTATCGACCCGTCGGTGGTCGACGACCAGATCGGCCGGCTGACGTTCACCTCGGAATTGGCGCGGGCCGTCCGGCATGTGCTCGAGACATGCGCACCGTACGGGACCTACAACGTGACCGGATCCGGACCCGCCACCTCATGGGCGGACGTGGCGCGGAGCGTGTTCTCCCTCGCGGGCCACGACCCTGGGCGAGTGTCCGGGGTCTCCACGGCGGAGTACTTTACAAACACGACCAATCCTGTTGCGCCACGGCCGCTTTACGGCGTGCTGGATCTGGCGAAAATCGAGTCGACGGGGTTTGTGCCTGCTGAAGCCGGTGAGAGCCTGGCGGATTACGTCCGCCTGGAGACCCGGACAGCAGTCACTTAGACCGTCGCTCTTGGAATTTCGGAAGTTACGGGTTCGTCATCCGCACGGTCCTCGCGAGGCAGCACGTAGGCCCGCGCCGACGCACGTGTTCCTTCGGACCGGAGCATGAAGCTGGCCGGTCGGGGACGAACCCGCAGCGGCCACCAGAACCACCTGCCGAGCAGCACGGCGATCGTCGGGGTCATAAACGACCGTACGACCAAGGTGTCGAACAACAGCCCCATGCCCACGGTGGTGCCGACCTGGCCGATGATCTGCAGATCGCTGGACACCATCGCGGCCATCGTGAACGCGAACACCAGGCCGGCGTTGGTCACGACCTTGCCGGTGCCGCCCATCGCGCGAATGATGCCGGTGTTGATGCCGGCGGACAGTTCCTCTTTGATGCGAGACACCAAGAGCAGGTTGTAATCCGAACCGACCGCCAGCAGCACGATCACCGACATTGGCAGCACCATCCAGTGCAATTTGATGCCAAGAAGATACTGCCACAACAGCACTGAGAGACCGAAGGACGCACCCAGAGACAGCGCCACGGTGCCGACGATCACCAGAGACGCAATCAGGCTCCGGGTGATCAGGAGCATGATGATGAAAATCAGGCAGAGCGCGCCGATCGCCGCGATCCAGAGATCGTATTTGGAACCATCGCTGAAATCCTTGAACGTCGCTGCGGTGCCGGCGATGAAGATCTGCGAGCCCTCCAGGGGTGTCGTTTTCAGAGCCTCCTCGGCCGCGGTGCGAATCTTCGGAATGCTTGCGATGCCGGCAGGGGAGGCCGGGTCGTCCCTATGGGAGATGATGAACCGAGCCGATTTCCC
This is a stretch of genomic DNA from Mycobacterium sp. ELW1. It encodes these proteins:
- a CDS encoding bifunctional dTDP-4-dehydrorhamnose 3,5-epimerase family protein/NAD(P)-dependent oxidoreductase, whose protein sequence is MTELGKTLRATATAIPGLVIWDLPVHGDNRGWFKENWQREKMVAAGMPDFGPVQNNVSFNESAGTTRGIHAEPWDKYISVTTGRIFGAWVDLRDGPTFGTVVTAEIDPSRAVFVPQGVGNGFQTLEPNTAYTYLVNDHYSPDGVYTSLNPADETVAIDWPIPLDQAELSVKDRAQGPLSEVVPVQPRKILVIGCNGQLGRALRDAYDGLSHVEYVDLPDFDLTCDELASARSWREYETIVNAAAYTAVDLAETPEGREAAWAANVAGIANLARVAAAHRLTVVHVSTDYVFDGSSTRPYREDDLLCPLGVYGQTKAAGDQIIGTLDRHYILRTSWVIGDGRNFVRTMLSLAERGIDPSVVDDQIGRLTFTSELARAVRHVLETCAPYGTYNVTGSGPATSWADVARSVFSLAGHDPGRVSGVSTAEYFTNTTNPVAPRPLYGVLDLAKIESTGFVPAEAGESLADYVRLETRTAVT
- a CDS encoding beta-ketoacyl synthase N-terminal-like domain-containing protein gives rise to the protein MDYVDCHATGTPLGDATELQSIAAAYGDIPLKLGALKGNLGHTITVSGAASLVNVLSAMQASTIPPTLCEKPTDKLGDTPFTLVTTPTAWDGPVKRAAVSNFGFGGNNAHLIVENYRGPQPSVTRQQPPTDEIVICGIGVVTGDAGDAEAFRRRVFGPEAQPTPLDSVALELAGLGFPPNELAGSLSQQTVMLAAAGQALNGVVTDPERTGVFVGMGCDATIARQRLRVLNTDNERWLEANAQAAPKLTADGVVGTMPNIPANRIHAQRDFRGFGFTVSTEELSAITALQIGIRALRHRELDTVVAGAVDMCCEPAHSRAADALDADTSVGHGDAAVAFVLKRRADAEAAGDEIIAVIDTYDEPIETDPNFAVGRIGRTHAASAAVEIAARAEAVRARVRVDQAGAQPAPGGTSAAVWVEALGGHADGITVSAADGPPKPLAVGVVPFSQRYAGESRADLLGRMQRGEPGGAGTVRCSLVGDSESTVDKLRQQAVQRLERGEAPAIPGIAYAEEPMAGELAFTFTGAAAAYPGAGRDLLFAWPEIGDALTERLSGVGDLARALHGAGITTLDPRTQLTGCALVCQSQAEFSRTVLGLKPTAAIGLSSGETNSLLAFGVWRDLEPMLGEIEASGMYGDELTGDCRVAAADWGLGDQPAPWECWRITAPRSEVDAALAAEPHAYMTIVQAPDDCVIGGDPAACRRVIDALAGATAIPLGLDMVIHCEAMAPFADTWRSIHTRETHEVPDIRFYTNAVNRAYVPTREAAAEAITRQALEPIDFPATILQAWEDGVRIFVEHGPRSILTGAVGKILGDRPHLAVALDPQERRGLRALAESVSKLWVYGLPVDIEAFEARIRQLREQRGQASSEGTRKLTLAAHWPDIVSVPEAPKTVSPPAPPMTVSTPAASRNAMSVSTPAASRNAMSVSTPAASRNGSTPMSDVRSVQVMPPAPAQLAPLVVAQDLVAHTATETSTVVARPVTPAAPAAATRSDQTTTALNLVASVSDAHTAFLERQAEAHSSFLKSRGDLLALVSGRRGSITTVATSAPAVFTPAPTPAPAPAPAASAPVMPAPSAPPPPPPAPPAPPAPPAPPVTVVPPAPAAASTPAPAPSKRPAAAAEPLWTRAQLEILAGGKVSEVMGPKFAEYDQYERLVRMPEPPLLLADRVMSIEGEPGTMGTGLIVTETDVDPDAWYTHNGRMSPGVVIESGQADLLLASWLGADFTNRSERVYRLLGCDLTFMGELPKGGDTLHYEIHIDGHAKTGDTRLFFFHYDCYIGDRLMISVRNGQAGFFSDAELAESDGVLWDAADDAPREGAVRDEPQVITQKRSFTREDVEAFTEGHAYRCFGPGFERAAAHTRTPSLPKGRLRLIDEIAEFDPNGGPWGRGYLRATAAVPKDMWFYDGHFKNDPCMPGTLMADAATQALSFAMAAYGFSIERDGWRFEPVPDDMARFVCRGQVTPDADHMLDYEVFIEEIIDGPTPTVFAALLCRSDGFKVFHARRFGMRLVPDWPMPPGAPGPVQILAGTNDVRGDQGALLACGRGMPSDAFGALYAPFDGTRRAPRLPDEPYHFMSRVLSVSSPPGVPTKGGTVVAEYDVPEGEWYFADAHVDAVPMPVLIEILLQPCGWLSSYNGFAANRPDDVVFRNLDGDEVVQHRPARVGTLRVTSTLERFADGAGSTIVFFDVVCTQDDEVVMTMKTAFGFFSPEALKTQVGLRMKPGVLEALSEPAPVELLYRAPELDGAPWLDQGRLQVLDRVKFWPGGGEAGLGRLVAEYDVTPEAWFFKAHFFQDPVQPGSLGLEAMQQAARAAVRLAGLAPAGDESEFEPVALDQAFSWKFRGQVTPTNRRTRSEIDILSTERDDRGVLIVFDGRFWCDDLCIYETRGMGVRVVRTAP
- the rfbA gene encoding glucose-1-phosphate thymidylyltransferase RfbA, with the protein product MKGIILAGGSGTRLHPITLGVSKQLVPVYDKPMVYYPLSTLMLAGIRDILVITTPHDAESFERLLGDGSRFGISITFAQQPCPDGLAQAFTIGADFIGNDKVALILGDNLLYGPGMGTQLRTFTAVDGGVIFAYWVAEPSAYGVVEFDPSGVVVSLEEKPKQPRSNFAVPGLYFYDNDVVEIARQLAPSDRGEYEITDVNRAYLDQRRLRVQVLPRGTAWLDTGTFDQMTDAADFVRTMERRTGLKIGVPEEIGWRQGFLTDEELRDRADTLVKSGYGRYLLDLLERGS